A region of Drosophila mauritiana strain mau12 chromosome 3L, ASM438214v1, whole genome shotgun sequence DNA encodes the following proteins:
- the LOC117139188 gene encoding neurotactin produces MGELEEKETPPTETTAAQQEALEEPKETDKMLDKKEDAKEKTPSPQTSKPASPNVGKKSSPVAEKKIDDAELAKSKSGNGEEIIDIPAENGTKPDSADDKKISKEEREVKPKKIPIGGLKLPGFFMKNKPKADGDGAEGELLEKEKEEDKDKEANGDAATGSGKDEQKSRPGLGERLRSFFARKPSAEKEKKQLVNGDADAKSEATAEATPAEDASDAPPKRGLLNAIKLPIANMIPKKKSNDDVELGLGKAGLASMETLDDSLKDQDTVDRAPVKTNGTEELKGELKDEKLAAEEKLAAEEEEQNRPVSLLTRLRGYKCSVDDALIVFGILLFVLLLGVIGYVLTHETLTSPPLREGRYIMAVTGCGPVEGVKEDGAFAFRGIPYAKPPVDRLRWKPAELIDDINMCWNDTLQTHNSSVVCTQRLGNGTTVGDEDCLYLDVVTPHVRYNNPLPVVVLIGAESLAGPSPGILRPSARYSRSHDVIFVRPNFRLGVFGFLALDALTKEAHPPTSGNYALTDIIAVLNWIKLNIVHFGGDPQSVTLLGHRAGATLVTLLVNSQKVKGLYTRAWASSGSAILPGKPLSESGKQNEQLMATLECADIQCLREASSERLWAATPDTWLHFPVDLPQPQEANASGSRHEWLVLDGDVVFEHPSDTWKREQANDKPVLVMGATAHEAHTEKLRELHANWTREEVRAYLESSQIGALGLTDEVIEKYNASSYASLVSIISDIRSVCPLLTNARQQPSVPFYVVTQGEGPDQLATVDADVQAILGRYEPHTVEQRRFVSAMQQLFYYYVSHGTVQSFVQNRRVINVGQDAQPEEDYLPCNYWISKDIVPRYARVD; encoded by the exons ATGGGCGAACTCGAGGAGAAGGAAACCCCGCCCACTGAGACGACAGCCGCCCAGCAAGAGGCGCTAGAGGAGCCCAAGGAAACGGACAAAATGTTGGACAAAAAAGAGGACGCCAAGGAGAAGACACCCAGTCCACAGACCTCCAAGCCAGCCTCTCCAAATGTCGGCAAGAAATCCTCACCAGTGGCTGAGAAAAAAATCGACGATGCTGAATTAGCGAAATCCAAATCAGGCAATGGAGAAGAGATTATCGATATTCCCGCCGAGAATGGCACAAAGCCAGACAGCGCCGATGACAAAAAGATAAGCAAGGAGGAGCGTGAGGTCAAGCCTAAGAAGATCCCGATCGGAGGTCTCAAACTGCCCGGTTTCTTCATGAAGAACAAGCCGAAGGCAGATGGTGATGGTGCCGAGGGCGAGCTGCTCGAAAAGGAGAAGGAAGAGGATAAGGATAAGGAAGCCAATGGAGATGCCGCCACCGGTTCCGGCAAGGACGAACAGAAATCTCGCCCAGGACTGggagaacgcctgcgcagcTTCTTTGCCCGCAAGCCATCCGCCGAAAAGGAAAAGAAGCAGCTGGTCAACGGTGACGCTGATGCCAAGTCTG AAGCCACAGCTGAAGCTACGCCCGCTGAAGATGCCTCCGATGCACCACCAAAGCGTGGACTTTTGAACGCCATCAAGCTGCCAATCGCCAACATGATACCGAAAAAGAAGAGCAACGATGATGTGGAGCTGGGCTTGGGCAAGGCCGGTCTGGCCTCGATGGAGACCCTCGATGATTCCCTTAAGGATCAAGACACAGTGGATCGGGCTCCCGTCAAGACCAACGGTACCGAGGAGCTGAAGGGCGAGCTGAAGGACGAGAAGCTGGCGGCGGAGGAAAAACTAGCcgccgaggaggaggagcaaaACCGACCCGTCTCCTTGCTAACCCGTCTGCGTGGCTACAAGTGCAGCGTGGACGATGCCCTGATTGTGTTTGGCATCCTGCTATTTGTGCTCCTGTTGGGCGTGATTGGTTACGTACTAACCCACGAGACTTTGACCTCGCCGCCGCTGCGGGAAGGACGCTACATAATGGCAGTGACGGGATGCGGACCCGTGGAGGGCGTTAAGGAAGATGGAGCCTTTGCCTTCCGTGGCATTCCATATGCGAAGCCACCCGTAGACAGACTGAGATGGAAGCCGGCTGAACTGATTGATGACATCAATATGTGCTGGAATGATACACTGCAAACCCATAACAGCAGTGTGGTGTGCACGCAGCGATTGGGCAACGGCACCACCGTTGGCGACGAGGATTGTCTATACCTTGACGTGGTTACTCCCCATGTGCGGTACAATAACCCCTTGCCTGTCGTCGTCCTGATCGGAGCGGAATCTTTGGCTGGTCCTTCGCCGGGTATTCTCCGTCCATCGGCTCGCTATTCTCGATCGCACGATGTGATCTTTGTGCGTCCCAATTTCCGTTTGGGTGTCTTCGGCTTCCTAGCCCTCGACGCGCTGACCAAGGAGGCACATCCGCCAACTTCGGGCAACTATGCGCTCACCGATATCATCGCCGTGCTGAACTGGATCAAGCTGAACATCGTACATTTTGGCGGCGACCCGCAATCCGTCACCCTGCTGGGTCATCGGGCCGGAGCCACTCTGGTGACTCTTCTAGTTAACTCACAAAAGGTGAAGGGTCTGTACACCAGGGCCTGGGCATCATCTGGATCAGCAATTCTGCCTGGAAAGCCATTGAGTGAGTCTGGTAAACAAAACGAGCAGCTGATGGCCACCCTCGAGTGCGCTGATATCCAGTGCCTGCGTGAAGCATCCAGCGAGCGACTTTGGGCTGCCACTCCCGACACCTGGCTGCACTTCCCCGTGGATCTGCCGCAGCCGCAGGAGGCGAATGCCAGCGGTAGCCGTCACGAATGGTTGGTTCTCGATGGAGATGTGGTCTTTGAGCATCCTTCGGATACCTGGAAGCGCGAGCAGGCCAACGACAAGCCGGTGCTGGTTATGGGCGCCACTGCGCATGAGGCGCACACCGAGAAACTGCGCGAATTGCATGCGAACTGGACGCGAGAGGAGGTGCGTGCCTATCTGGAAAGCTCCCAGATTGGAGCATTGGGCCTCACCGATGAGGTTATCGAGAAGTACAATGCCAGCAGCTATGCGTCGCTGGTTTCCATCATTTCGGACATTCGCAGCGTTTGCCCGCTGCTGACGAATGCGAGACAGCAGCCCAGTGTGCCGTTCTATGTCGTCACCCAAGGCGAGGGACCCGATCAGCTGGCCACGGTGGACGCCGATGTCCAGGCCATTCTCGGCCGCTATGAGCCGCACACCGTAGAGCAGCGCCGCTTCGTTTCGGCCATGCAGCAGCTATTCTACTACTATGTTTCCCATGGCACGGTGCAGTCGTTTGTCCAGAACCGCCGGGTCATCAATGTTGGCCAGGATGCGCAGCCGGAAGAGGACTACTTGCCCTGCAACTACTGGATCAGCAAGGATATTGTGCCGCGGTATGCGCGCGTCGATTAA